A window of the Podospora bellae-mahoneyi strain CBS 112042 chromosome 6, whole genome shotgun sequence genome harbors these coding sequences:
- the PAT1 gene encoding DNA topoisomerase 2-associated protein pat1 (EggNog:ENOG503NVWW; BUSCO:EOG09260S3L; COG:S) produces MSFFGFNNGHNTAATGFSQAHNPFQGLSGRDDDGDALEFEDTYDGLGDQLEETKDAYNDDTFGDTSDIAAAPVGKDFDFFSQTAKVQNAIEEEHYLFNRQQPPARSAQPAQPVQQMSYGQPSLQSAASYGYTSQGHYRTGYEKYSNDKYNNNEPVPELQVDASLWGVAPKKPAQPAPQVSQQAAQSSSAPSRKILSLEEVEAQMRAQAQAKAAQATPSPAPHAQGPSQIPYDPAIQFAQPAQQQFVPPVDHARQALPIHVLQRPQSTQAPSPQPPVQPAAHQRQPSSTSVQPTQILQNPNRLSGDAARMGMQQHPTPPVPGPSAPPTQPAHRQQGSFGRQPNIITHPSQVSQLTEEQRAAYMEQEAKRAKRNHKIYLMSRDNGVMTPQDKSFVTRIQLQQLVAATGNPNEHGTDESLAEDFYYQVHSSLQGGQRQHPNQPLNNFAQTYLFQTGNRSGHMRRHRGPENHMQRMEQQVQRAVEAAKNKPKNKQLVIEGSLGKISFSNAKTPKPLLNIKRTESTDDANRPSSAHKVVSAGDRKSDLRTIERIYTILMKMEDHDRVLPPPPTSDTDVEGHQRGMRWSNEAQALNQDLWSALRVYDEPQPGHPHPFVALLSYNKGMKAMNRIFRHLSQEQRTTILTLVIVNLDKLDVVVNAQVTSAAVQLTAAMRENIHIFSNAVMNTLFNFLNELDLDIVAGLLSILSKQRLDIIAKSRIGASMITMILSRAEIIKVNVGNTHPSWQAWDMCHTDFFDRLEPTLPYMFPGSVNTADDIYVWQLLAALGIGASPEQQQRLVLAVKDRVMDTVALSKTLPADMGAQRLQNVNLFMRSIGLDVELLQ; encoded by the exons ATGTCGTTCTTTGGATTCAATAACGGCCATAACACGGCGGCCACTGGCTTTTCACAGGCCCACAATCCCTTCCAAGGCCTTTCTGGCCGAGACGACGATGGCGATGCTTTGGAGTTTGAAGACACCTATGACGGGCTTGGAGATCAGCTCGAAGAAACCAAGGACGCTTACAACGATGATACTTTCGGGGATACTAGCGACATAGCTGCCGCGCCTGTTGGCAAGGATTTTGATTTCTTCTCGCAAACTGCCAAGGTTCAGAATGCCATCGAGGAGGAACATTATCTTTTCAACCGTCAGCAGCCGCCGGCCCGGTCCGCCCAGCCTGCCCAGCCTGTCCAGCAGATGTCTTACGGTCAGCCGTCTCTTCAAAGCGCAGCCTCGTACGGCTATACATCTCAGGGCCACTATCGCACCGGCTACGAGAAGTATTCAAATGACAagtacaacaacaacgagcCGGTTCCCGAATTGCAGGTTGATGCCTCTCTCTGGGGTGTGGCGCCGAAGAAGCCGGCACAGCCTGCCCCTCAGGTCTCCCAGCAGGCTGCCCAGTCGAGTTCCGCGCCCAGTCGCAAGATTCTAAGCCTGGAGGAAGTCGAGGCTCAAATGAGGGCTCAGGCccaggccaaggctgcccaAGCTACACCATCTCCGGCTCCTCATGCTCAAGGCCCTTCGCAAATCCCTTATGACCCGGCCATTCAATTTGCTCAACCGGCTCAGCAACAATTTGTTCCCCCGGTTGATCATGCCAGACAAGCTCTCCCGATTCACGTACTGCAAAGACCTCAGTCCACTCAAGCGCCTTCGCCCCAGCCCCCGGTCCAACCTGCTGCTCATCAACGGCAACCGTCATCGACTTCTGTTCAGCCAACTCAAATCTTGCAGAATCCGAATCGTCTCTCTGGAGATGCCGCTAGAATGGGGATGCAGCAGCATCCCACGCCTCCGGTACCAGGGCCTTCTGCCCCCCCAACTCAACCCGCCCATAGACAGCAGGGTTCTTTCGGGAGACAGCCCAACATCATAACGCATCCATCCCAGGTGTCCCAGCTTACCGAGGAGCAAAGGGCCGCCTACATGGAACAGGAGGCTAAGCGCGCTAAACGGAACCACAAGATCTACCTGATGTCTCGTGACAACGGTGTCATGACACCCCAGGACAAAAGCTTCGTCACACGCATTCAGCTTCAGCAGCTTGTTGCCGCCACTGGCAACCCGAACGAGCACGGGACTGATGAGTCGCTTGCCGAAGATTTTTACTATCAAGTTCATAGCTCGCTTCAGGGCGGTCAAAGGCAACACCCCAACCAGCCGCTCAACAACTTTGCACAGACCTATCTTTTCCAGACTGGCAACAGGTCGGGTCACATGCGTCGCCACCGAGGCCCTGAGAATCATATGCAGCGTATGGAACAGCAGGTCCAGCGAGCTGTTGAAGCTGCCAAGAACAAGCCCAAGAACAAGCAACTCGTCATCGAGGGAAGTCTGGGCAAAATTTCATTCAGCAACGCCAAGACACCCAAGCCGCTGCTTAACATCAAGCGCACAGAGAGCACCGATGATGCCAACCGTCCTAGCAGTGCGCACAAGGTCGTCAGTGCCGGCGATCGTAAGAGTGATCTGCGCACCATTGAACGCATCTATACCATACTCATGAAGATGGAAGACCACGACCGCGTCCTGCCACCTCCCCCTACAAGCGACACCGATGTTGAAGGTCACCAGCGGGGCATGCGTTGGAGCAACGAAGCCCAAGCCCTGAACCAGGATCTGTGGTCCGCGCTGAGAGTCTACGATGAACCTCAACCGGGACACCCCCATCCTTTTGTTGCGCTTCTGTCATATAACAAGGGTATGAAGGCTATGAACAGGATCTTCCGCCATCTCAGCCAGGAGCAGCGCACCACCATTCTCACCTTGGTTATCGTCAATCTTGACAagcttgatgttgttgtcaaCGCCCAGGTGACGTCCGCCGCGGTCCAGCTGACAGCTGCAATGCGCGAGAATATTCACATTTTCTCCAACGCCGTCATGAATACgctcttcaacttcttgaaCGAGCTCGATCTTGACATCGTTGCCGGTCTGTTGTCTATTCTTTCCAAGCAACGATTGGACATTATTGCAAAGAGTCGCATCGGAGCTTCCATGATCACCATGATCCTGAGCCGCGCCGAAATTATTAAGGTTAATGTTGGAaacacccatccatcctGGCAGGCTTG GGACATGTGTCACACTGACTTTTTCGATCGTCTCGAACCTACGCTTCCCTATATGTTCCCTGGCTCTGTGAACACCGCCGATGACATTTACGTATGGCAACTGCTCGCGGCGCTTGGCATAGGAGCTAGcccagagcagcagcagaggcttGTACTTGCTGTCAAGGACCGCGTCATGGACACGGTCGCTTTGTCAAAGACACTCCCCGCAGACATGGGCGCCCAGCGTCTCCAGAATGTGAACCTCTTCATGCGCAGCATTGGGTTGGATGTCGAGCTTCTACAGTAA
- the PKC1_2 gene encoding Serine/threonine kinase (EggNog:ENOG503NVXF; COG:T) encodes MTDDDKIVDITKKIEREKALINAALVMRQQTLNDTVRQKLDSQVREGRRNLAFFESRLKELEMRRVNQSMDNMSLGGSTLASTRSSEYQHDDSGRPAPPPKDGSGYPSNYGGQAPYGPGDLMPPRGPFPAGAPNSSIPKSRPNFSKLDLIKYDTPHLGPRIQHMLSQLQFKLNVEEQYLKGIEKMVQLYQMEGDKKSRADAAAKRVESGQKIILLKQALKKFEELNIDMDADSQDDDSINMPNLRKPLSGQLSVRIVAVKEVDHAPLTRFSRSPETFITLKVEDAIVARTKASRNDRWESEYHSIFVDKANEVELTVYDKPGEHAVPIGLLWVRISDIVEEMRRKKIEAETTAQGWVSADRLGSHDVRGGPPPAQFPMGAQAPQFQPPPTSPGRFHGSEDDPQFLAPRPDVAPVIPQSVEGWFALEPAGQIFLNLNFVKDTSGRGRPADAGLGRKGAVRQRKEEVHEMQGHKFVEKQFYNIMRCALCGEFLKYSTGMQCEDCKYTCHTKCYSQVVIKCISKSNADSDPDEQKLNHKIPHRFVPFSNLTANWCCHCGYMLPIGSKKNSRRCTECPLTAHTQCVHLVPDFCGMSMLQANQILHSIKMAAEQQRTKKEKAKSGSASLSEKTLRTGSKGTTSSVGSSSTYPPVSYTPSTASADATEAAKHMYSQGSPQRVSGSDRTSISSSAASAAAAAAMSPKPQTPTQQAPIPDFGPGHYGSPGGYGRPGQQDDMYGGSPAQHQQQPYGQQPQQRKYNPADYANIGAYPVQQPAQPRPVQPQSPPQQVAPHHQQPMYQQQAQPVLHQQPPKQQPLPAQTEPAMIVPSASGVPVPTKKPLPSATDPGTGMRIGLDHFNFLAVLGKGNFGKVMLAETKRSRKLYAIKVLKKEFIIENDEVESIRSEKRVFLIANRERHPFLTNLHACFQTETRVYFVMEYISGGDLMLHIQRGQFGTKRAQ; translated from the exons atgaccgacgacgacaagatTGTAGACATCACGAAGAAGATTGAGCGGGAAAAGGCCCTCATTAATGCGGCACTGGTTATGCGGCAGCAGACCCTCAATGATACCGTACGACAGAAACTCGACAGCCAGGTCCGCGAGGGCCGCCGGAACCTTGCTTTCTTCGAGAGCAGGCTGAAGGAACTGGAAATGCGCCGTGTGAACCAGTCCATGGATAACATGTCACTGGGCGGATCAACATTGGCCTCCACCAGAAGCAGCGAGTATCAACACGACGACAGCGGACgacctgcacctcctcccaaggATGGGTCCGGATATCCTTCAAACTATGGTGGCCAGGCACCCTACGGTCCTGGTGATCTGATGCCTCCTCGAGGCCCCTTCCCCGCTGGAGCGCCAAATTCATCGATCCCCAAGTCCCGCCCCAACTTCTCAAAGCTTG ATCTTATCAAGTATGACACTCCCCATCTCGGACCACGTATTCAGCACATGCTGTCGCAACTTCAGTTCAAGCTCAACGTGGAGGAGCAGTATCTCAAGGGTATTGAAAAGATGGTTCAGCTTTATCAGATGGAGGGCGACAAGAAGAGCAGAGCGGATGCTGCCGCTAAGCGCGTCGAGAGTGGACAAAAGATCATACTCTTGAAGCAAGCACTCAAGAAGTTTGAGGAGCTGAATATCGATATGGATGCAGATTCCCAGGATG ATGATAGTATCAACATGCCTAATTTACGCAAGCCTTTATCCGGTCAGCTCTCGGTTCGCATCGTCGCTGTTAAGGAAGTTGACCATGCGCCTCTGACCCGCTTCTCCCGCTCTCCCGAGACGTTTATCACACTCAAGGTGGAAGATGCCATCGTGGCGAGGACCAAGGCCTCCCGCAACGACAGATGGGAGTCGGAATACCACAGCATCTTCGTGGACAAGGCCAACGAAGTGGAGTTGACGGTATACGATAAGCCCGGTGAGCACGCTGTGCCCATTGGTCTTCTTTGGGTCAGAATCTCCGACATTGTGGAAGAGATGCGCCGGAAGAAGATCGAAGCCGAAACTACTGCCCAGGGATGGGTGTCTGCCGACCGACTTGGGTCCCATGATGTCCGCGGTGGCCCTCCTCCTGCACAGTTCCCTATGGGCGCACAGGCTCCCCAATTCCAACCACCCCCGACATCTCCAGGACGGTTCCACGGTTCTGAAGACGACCCGCAGTTCTTAGCCCCGAGACCTGATGTTGCCCCTGTCATTCCACAATCGGTTGAGGGCTGGTTTGCACTGGAACCGGCAGGCCAAATCTTCCTCAATCTCAACTTCGTCAAGGATACCAGCGGTCGCGGTAGACCCGCCGACGCTGGTCTTGGACGCAAGGGTGCCGTGCGTCAgcgcaaggaggaggttcaCGAAATGCAGGGCCACAAGTTTGTCGAGAAACAGTTCTACAACATCATGCGCTGTGCCCTCTGCGGTGAATTCCTCAAGTACTCGACGGGCATGCAATGCGAGGATTGCAAGTACACTTGCCATACCAAGTGTTACTCACAGGTGGTCATCAAGTGCATCAGCAAGAGCAATGCTGATAGCGACCCCGACGAGCAGAAGCTCAACCATAAGATCCCCCATCGTTTTGTTCCTTTCTCAAATTTGACCGCCAACTGGTGCTGCCACTGTGGCTACATGCTTCCAATTGGTTCGAAGAAGAACTCTAGAAGATGTACAG AATGCCCGTTGACTGCTCACACTCAGTGTGTGCATCTTGTTCCCGATTTCTGTGGCATGTCCATGTTACAGGCAAATCAGATCTTGCATAGTATCAAGATGGCGGCAGAGCAGCAGAGgaccaagaaggagaaggccaagagcGGCTCCGCATCATTGAGCGAGAAGACGCTGAGGACGGGCAGCAAAGGTACCACGAGTAGCGTTGGGTCCAGTTCGACTTATCCGCCCGTTTCCTACACCCCTTCAACCGCTTCAGCCGACGCTACTGAAGCTGCAAAGCATATGTACAGCCAGGGGTCCCCCCAACGTGTTTCTGGATCAGATCGGACGTCCATAAGCTCAAGCGCTGCCTCCGCCGCagctgccgctgccatgTCCCCCAAGCCCCAAACTCCCACACAGCAAGCCCCGATACCTGATTTTGGGCCAGGACATTATGGTTCACCTGGTGGATATGGACGTCCTGGCCAGCAAGATGATATGTATGGTGGATCGCCAGctcagcatcagcaacagccttatggccagcagcctcagcagcgcAAGTACAACCCCGCCGACTACGCCAACATCGGGGCTTACCCCGTGCAACAACCAGCGCAGCCCCGCCCCGTTCAACCACAGTCGCCTCCCCAGCAGGTAGCCCcgcatcaccagcaaccgatgtaccagcagcaggctcagcCCGTCTTGCATCAACAGCCGCCCAAGCAGCAGCCGTTGCCGGCGCAAACTGAGCCTGCCATGATTGTGCCATCGGCGTCGGGCGTGCCGGTTCCGACCAAGAAGCCGCTGCCCTCGGCCACCGACCCGGGCACTGGCATGCGCATTGGTTTGGACCACTTCAACTTCCTCGCCGTGCTTGGTAAGGGTAACTTCGGCAAGGTCATGTTGGCCGAGACAAAGCGATCTCGCAAGCTGtatgccatcaaggtgctcaaGAAGGAGTTCATTATAGAGAATGACGAAGTGGAGAGCATCCGGTCGGAGAAGCGCGTCTTCTTGATCGCCAACCGGGAGCGCCATCCCTTCCTAACCAACCTTCACGCTTGCTTCCAGACCGAGACGAGAGTGTACTTTGTGATGGAGTACATCAGCGGTGGCGACTTGATGCTGCACATCCAGCGTGGGCAGTTTGGTACTAAGCGGGCACAGTAA
- a CDS encoding hypothetical protein (EggNog:ENOG503P2WN; COG:J; BUSCO:EOG092653KS), which produces MASFLKNLVFRPSLLPVASPIRTFSTTPSQSATLNQVLRGCRKPQKARHPVSPALSAIHAAQLKGVCVKVGITKPKKPNSGERKTARVRLSTGKVITAYIPGEGHNIQQHSVVLVRGGRAQDCPGVRYRLVRGALDLGGVGSRVSSRSKFGTKKPKKATV; this is translated from the exons ATGGCATCCTTTCTCAAAAACCTGGTCTTCAGACCATCACTCCTCCCTGTCGCCTCCCCCATCAGAACcttctcaaccaccccctcccaatctgCAACCCTCAACCAAGTCCTTCGA gGATGCCGAAAACCCCAAAAAGCCCGCCACCCCGTCTCCCCCGCTCTCTCAGCAATCCACGCAGCCCAGCTCAAAGGCGTCTGCGTAAAAGtcggcatcaccaagccCAAAAAGCCCAACTCTGGCGAGCGCAAGACCGCTCGTGTGAGACTCTCCACCGGCAAGGTCATCACCGCCTACATCCCCGGCGAAGGCCACAACATCCAGCAGCACTCCGTGGTTTTGGTCCGCGGCGGCAGAGCCCAGGATTGTCCCGGTGTGCGGTACAGACTGGTGCGCGGAGCGCTCGATCTAGGCGGTGTGGGCAGCAGGGTGAGCAGCAGGAGTAAGTTTGGGACGAAGAAGCCTAAGAAGGCGACGGTTTaa
- the KRE2 gene encoding alpha 1,2-mannosyltransferase 2.4.1 (COG:G; CAZy:GT15; EggNog:ENOG503NUKP), with protein MAAGSARYVRYILIAFFVLAVFYFISDSSNAISQNIPIPHGNKGTDDHAHKDAVLNNQPNSHDAAGDTHNTKNKPAIPKVGANIDPAEYPLAMTPNDPGFHDLSGIKGGPRVNATFVTLARNSDVWEIAKSIRQVEDRFNRRYNYDWVFLNDQPFDDTFKKVTTSLCSGKTHYGLIGEEHWGFPDFIDQEKAKKVREDMKERKIIYGDSVSYRHMCRFESGFFFRQPLMMNYEYYWRVEPSVELFCDIHYDPFRFMHENGKKYSFVLSLYEYIETIPTLWDSVTKFMKNHPEHIAEDNSMGFLSDDGGKTYNKCHFWSNFEIGSLSWLRSKAYIDYFESLDRDGGFFYERWGDAPVHSIAAALMLPKDQIHFFNDIAYYHVPFTHCPTGEKLRTDLKCHCDPKNNFDWKGYSCTSRYFEVNGLEKPEGWQDQTD; from the exons ATGGCGGCCGGCAGCGCTCGCTATGTGCGCTACATCCTAATTGCCTTTTTC GTATTGGCAGTTTTCTACTTTATATCGGATTCTAGCAATGCGATTTCCCAAAATATTCCAATCCCCCATGGCAACAAGGGCACCGATGACCACGCCCACAAGGATGCCGTTTTAAACAACCAGCCCAACAGccatgatgctgctggtgatacccacaacaccaagaacaagcccGCGATCCCCAAGGTTGGCGCTAACATCGATCCCGCCGAGTACCCGCTGGCCATGACCCCAAATGACCCCGGATTTCACGATCTGTCCGGCATCAAGGGAGGACCCCGCGTTAACGCAACCTTCGTTACCCTGGCACGCAACTCTGACGTCTGGGAGATCGCCAAGTCCATTCGTCAAGTTGAGGACCGTTTCAACCGGAGATACAACTACGACTGGGTGTTCCTGAATGACCAGCCCTTCGACGACACTTTCAAGAAGGTCACAACATCCCTTTGCTCGGGCAAGACGCACTATGGTCTCATTGGCGAGGAACACTGGGGTTTCCCTGATTTCATCGACCAGGAGAAAGCCAAGAAGGTTCGCGAGGATATGAAAGAGCGCAAGATCATTTACGGCGACAGCGTCAGCTACCGCCACATGTGCCGCTTCGAGtctggcttcttcttccgccAGCCTCTGATGATGAACTACGAATACTACTGGCGTGTCGAGCCCTCGGTCGAGCTGTTCTGCGACATTCACTACGATCCCTTCCGCTTCATGCACGAGAATGGAAAGAAGTACAGTTTCGTGCTCAGCTTGTACGAGTACATTGAGACCATCCCCACCCTGTGGGACAGTGTCACCAAGTTTATGAAGAACCACCCCGAGCACATTGCTGAGGACAACTCTATGGGTTTTCTGAGTGATGACGGTGGCAAGACGTACAACAAGTGCCACTTC TGGTCCAACTTTGAGATTGGTAGCTTGAGCTGGCTCCGCTCCAAGGCCTACATTGACTACTTTGAGTCCCTCGACAGGGATGGCGGTTTCTTCTATGAGCGCTGGGGTGATGCCCCTGTGCACTCGATTGCTGCGGCCCTCATGCTTCCTAAGGACCAGATTCACTTCTTCAACGACATTGCCTACTACCACGTGCCCTTCACCCACTGCCCAACGGGTGAGAAGCTCCGCACGGACCTCAAGTGCCACTGCGACCCCAAGAACAACTTTGACTGGAAGGGGTATTCTT GCACATCAAGATACTTTGAGGTCAACGGTCTAGAGAAGCCCGAGGGCTGGCAAGACCAAACTGACTAA
- a CDS encoding hypothetical protein (COG:E; EggNog:ENOG503NWK6), which translates to MRPFARALRPAVRRSLAVSAPRIASGRTAALPAVQIAARPLSTTAPRRDPSLADVAPTPITHFSETEVAMAEAVQKFANDVILPKVRDMDEAEEMDPTIVEQLFEQGIMGVEIPEEYGGAGMNFTAAIVGIEELARVDPSVSVMVDVHNTLVNTAVIRWGSETLKKKYLPKLATNTVGSFCLSEPVSGSDAFALATKATPTENGYKINGSKMWITNSMEAEFFIVFANLKPEQGYKGISAFIVDKGMKGFSIAKKEKKLGIKASSTCVLNFDDVEVPKENLLGQEGQGYKYAIQILNEGRIGIGAQMTGLALGAWENAVKYVWNDRKQFGKLVGEFQGMQHQIAQSYTEIAAARALVYNAARKKEAGEDFVMDAAMAKLYASQVAGRVSGLAVEWMGGMGFVREGLAEKFFRDSKIGAIYEGTSNIQLNTIAKMLQKEYTA; encoded by the exons ATGAGGCCCTTCGCGAGAGCATTGCGCCCTGCTGTGCGTAGAAGTCTGGCTGTTTCTGCTCCCAGGATAGCCAGCGGGAGAACGGCTGCTCTTCCTGCTGTTCAGAT CGCTGCCCGTCCTCTTTCTACCACTGCTCCTCGCCGCGATCCCAGCCTTGCCGATGTCGCCCCaacacccatcacccacTTCTCCGAGACCGAGgtcgccatggccgaggcGGTCCAAAAGTTCGCCAACGACGTCATCCTGCCCAAGGTTCGCGACAtggacgaggccgaggagatggACCCCACCATCGTCGAGCAGCTCTTTGAGCAGGGTATCATGGGTGTTGAGATTCCCGAGGAGTACGGTGGTGCCGGCATGAACTTCACCGCTGCGATTGTTGGTATTGAGGAATTGGCCCGTGTCGACCCATCGGTATCCGTCATGGTGGACGTCCACAACACCCTCGTCAACACTGCTGTGATCAGGTGGGGTAGCGAAaccctcaagaagaagtaCCTCCCCAAGCTGGCCACCAACACCGTTGGCTCCTTCTGCTTGTCCGAGCCGGTTAGCGGTTCTGACGCTTTCGCCCTGGCCACCAAGGCTACCCCTACCGAAAATGGGTACAAGATCAACGGCAGCAAGATGTGGATCACAAACAGCATGGAGGCCGAATTCTTTATTGTTTtcgccaacctcaagccTGAGCAGGGATACAAGGGTATCTCCGCCTTCATCGTTGACAAGGGCATGAAGGGCTTCAGCatcgccaagaaggagaagaagctcggcATCAAGGCCAGCAGCACCTGCGTTCTCAACTTTGACGATGTGGAGGTCCCCAAGGAGAACCTCCTCGGTCAGGAGGGCCAGGGTTACAAGTACGCCATCCAGATCCTGAACGAGGGCCGTATCGGTATTGGTGCTCAGATGACCGGTCTTGCTCTCGGTGCGTGGGAGAATGCTGTCAAGTATGTGTGGAACGACCGCAAGCAGTTTGGAAAGTTAGTTGGCGAGTTCCAGGGTATGCAGCACCAGATTGCGCAGTCTTACACCGAGATTGCGGCGGCGCGCGCGTTAGTGTACAATGCTGCTCGCAAGAaggaggccggcgaggatTTCGTCATGGACGCTGCCATGGCCAAGCTTTACGCCTCCCAGGTCGCTGGCCGTGTGAGcgggttggcggtggagtGGATGGGTGGTATGGGCTTCGTCCGTGAGGGTCTGGCTGAGAAGTTCTTCCGTGACAGCAAGATTGGCGCCATCTATGAGGGCACGAGCAACATTCA GCTCAACACCATTGCGAAGATGTTGCAAAAGGAGTATACCGCTTAg